A window of Prionailurus bengalensis isolate Pbe53 chromosome E1, Fcat_Pben_1.1_paternal_pri, whole genome shotgun sequence genomic DNA:
CTTCCAGacctgagccccccacccctacccGACAGTGTCCTGGAACCTgggcccccaccctgcctccccctcctggctctgcctcagCTACTCCATCCTCGGACCCCTCGCAGCCCAGCACACCCCCATGCTGATCACAGGGCCAGCACGTCTGGCTACGGAGCAGAGGGTAGGTGTCCTCTGGGAGGCGTGAAGGGAGCAGAGGTCCCAGATGGCCCTTCTGGCCACTACTCCCTTACCCCAGGCCCAACCCCGTTTGTGCGTAACCAAAGAGCTGGGACCAGCATGACAAGGACCCAGCTTTGCTCTGCACTTAATAAAAGATTTTGCTACCGCTTGGCTCTGCCCTGTCTGTTCTTCCAGGgagtgccagcacagagcaggcgAGCGGTTCTGACACACGCTTCTCTGATCCCCAAGCACACACCCACCTCTAGAGGCAGGCGGGTTATCGTGGTGGGAGGCACAAGTTTATTGAGCACCCAGATGCAGAGGGCAAGAGGCGCCAGAGGCCTGGAGCTTCGTGACGTGCTGCCTGGCAGGCCCCGTGCCCACCGGGTGCTGTCCCGGGGAGGGCCTCACCAGTGCAGCACCTTGGCACCGTCGGCCGCCTGAGAGAGGTAGAAGGTGGCGGTGCCGCTGTACTGCTCCTaggggagaggcaggtggggtCTAAGCGTGGCAGGGCCCTGGGAAGccctttctccatccctcccacccGCAGGCACCGGCACCCACCCACCTGTATGTGCTGCATGGCCTGAGGAACGGAGGCAGCCTCCAGCAGGGTCACGGTGCAGCCACCGAAGCCACCACCAGTCATGCGGCTGCCGTAAACCCCAGGTGCTGACAGCGCGGCCTCCACGAGCTGGTCGAGCTCGGGGCAGCTCACCTCATAGTCATCCCTGCGGAGAGGATACAGGAGAGGGCGGGCCTAGGCCTGGTCCCACCCTGCCCTGGGGACAGCCTGTGCCTGGGAGATACAGGCACCCAGGAGTCCTCACCTGAGCGAGTGGTGACTCTCTACCATGAGGCGGCCAAAGGCTCTGTAGTCTCCGCGGCTCAGGGCAGCCGCGGCCTGGGCCGTGCGCCGGATCTCGCCCACGACATGTCGTGCCCGCCGGAAACCCTCCTTGCTCACCAGCTCTCTGCCAGCTGGGAAGGGAAAGGGCTCAGCAGACCTGCCACCCCACCACCTCTGGGCCCGTGCAGATGGAGGgatgggggcaccagggtgatgAGGCTAgggggcaggggtaggggtggaggtggcgggggggggggggagggaggagcctcCAGTCTTAGACCTGGTTCTGACAGAGCTGTAAGCAGAACCTGGCATTGGTGACTAAAGTTTGGAGCCTTTCCTCCTCGACTATAAGATGGGATCCCTATGTCACTCTCTGGGACCCACTATGCACTGATTGGGCAACATGCCAGCAGAGTGCCCGGTgcacagtgggtgctcaataaacaacAGGGTAAGCCCCAGACTCTTGGTGCTTCCAAGGTGAGGGGGACACAGGAGTCCACAGTGGCACAAGAGGGAGAAGAAATCCTGCCGCTGTTTACGCTGGAGCATCAGTGGAGCCCCTGAGAGCTGGGGCTCCAGAGTTGGGGTATAGCCCAGGCAAAGATCAAGAGGCAGGGCACAGGGCCCACCAAGAGTAGGCTATCCTGCTGGCTAACGCTGAGGTGGGGAGAGCAAGCCGAGTCGGTAGCAGCAGCCCAGGGTACCGGGGGACTCTGCTACTTAATTCTGGATGCCACACAGGTTTTGGAGCAGGGAAGAGCTGGAGCTGAGCTCTGGTGGACAAAAGTGACTGCCTAGGGCAGAGGGCCCAAGCTGGGAGAAGCAGGAACCAGGAACCCAAATAGCAGTTGTTAAACAGTCAGAAACCAACGAGGGGCCTGATgtggaggaagaaggaatggaGGGAACAGAGATtggagactgggggtgggggggtggatagTGAGGACACAGGGGACCGAGGTTTCAAACAGAAGTGACAAGGGTGAGGAAATCACAGATAAGGGGAGCTCAGCAGGAGAAGCCTATGGGGGACAAAGGATGATGAGTTCCCTTGGGAATCGGGTGGAGGCTCCAGGACTGCAGGTGGAAATGGGgccgggggggggaggggggggctccaGGCAGGAAAGCAAGGGGCTGCAGGCTCCTGTCTGAGTCCTAAGCGGAGCAATGGTGGCTGGGGCTGTGCACTGAGGACAAAGCCTGGGGCAGGCACACACAACAGGACTGAGAGCGCGGCGGCCGCTGAGGGGGAGGGAATGCAGGCTGTGGGTGTGTGCGGGGAACCCCCCCGGGAGCACTGCTGTGTCCGGCGGCAGGAGCAAGGGGCAGGCCGACCGAGAGGACGGAGAAATGAGTGGAGATGAGAAAATGGGGGCCAAAAGCATTAGGTCTTCTTCCAAGATGAGCACAGGAAAAAGACTCAATTTTAGAAGGGAAGAAAACCGACCAGGTTTCCAAGCAAAAGGGGAAGAGCCAGGCagaggacaggaaggagggaaaacagGGCTTCTGGAACAAGACTCTGGAGAAGGCGGAGGACAGCACTGTTTCCAAGGTTGGGGgagacccccccacacacacaccccaggagTGGTGGGAAGGGATACGGTGGAGAGGAGGGACAGCCAAAGTGTCCAAGCGTGAACACCTCCAATAAGGTCACCTGCACAGAGCAGGTGGGGCAGGTGTGAACATGACAGGTCACCAAGAAGGACACGCTGGTCCCACCAGGCCGGCCACTGTCCTCCAAATGGGAACCCGCACGCTGCCAGAGAGGGCACAACTCCCAAAGCCAGCAGCCTGGCCCCGTGGCTGAGAGTACGGGCTATGGGGGGTTACCTGCCTGGTTTGAGTCTCACTCAGCACTGCCACTTACTCTAGCTTCCTCATCCAAAACGATGAACGGAATAAGACTATCTGCCCCACGGGTGTGACGGAGCGAGATGGAATTTGACCCTCAAACTATTACATATCCTCTCTTCCTGGCCACGTGTATCGTGAACCTTTAAAATACTTGCACCTTTTGACTCTGCGATCTTACGCCTAAGAATCTACTCCTAAGAAGATAACGAGAGAGACTCTCTTGCACGAAAACATTCACCGCCGCATCACGGGATTATTAGAAAATGATTAACTTACGACACACCTGTATGCTGCAGTGTTAGAAGCCTTGCTGATGAAGTTGCCCCTAATGGTACAGGAAAGGGCTCTAAGATGTAATGAAAGAGAAAGCCAGTGACCATATGGCCTATACTGAACTTGGTAAACGCAGACGTAGAGAAACACTGGCGGTGTTAGCGGTGGCTATCCCTGGGTGGTGGCCCTCTAGCTCActgttttcctctgtgtgtttTCCTACATCTTCCACAGCAGAAACGTAATCCTCCTCTTAGAAAGAACAATGTTAAGATTTCAGCAGCCCTGCCGAGGTTGGAGCCCTAGGTCTGCAGTCTTAGGGGGAGTGGGCAGAGCACAGCACAGGCCCCCGGAGAGGAGGGGGTAGACAGGAGGGTCAAGCCCACGTCAAGGGCCTGGCAGCCCCACCGGATGCCCAGCCAGCTCTCACCCTCCAGTTCCTCCAGCTGCACCTCTCGAAGGCTCTCCTTGCCCAGCGCCCGGGCCACTTCTTCACACTGGCGCCGCCGCAGAGGGTACTCGCTGGAGCCCAGCGAGTGGCGGACGTTGGAATTGGTGATGAGCACGGCCAGCTTGGGTTCTGACAGCGGCACCAGGCTTGTCTCCAGGGACCTGGCATGGAGTCGGAGTGGGGAGATGACAAGCCCAAGGGTCTGCTTGCCACACCAGGTGGTGGGCACGCTCCACCCAGAAGCTCCTCATGACGAGGTGGGAGGGTACAAGGGGAGCCCCTGACCTGCAGTCAATGAGCAGCGCGTGGCCTTTCTGCCCCAGCAGTGCGATGAGCTGGTCCATGATGCCACAGGGCACCCCTGCGAAGCTGTGTTCGGCCCGCTGACACACCTGAGCCCGGGCAGCTATGGACCCGGAGTCTGCGGCacagggggaggtgaggaggctgGGGCCCAGGAGGGGGGCACGTGGGAGTGGGCGAATGGGAGCAGTGGGACCTTCGAGGACACGCCAGAGCGATTCCCCACCCTCCTCCGGAAGCCACAGTCGAGGAACAGTCTCTGACAAGGAAACCTCAGGGAAGGAAGGCTGGGGTCTAGGAAGTACCTGGGCAGAGCTGCTGCAGGAAAGTGTATGTGGCCACTTCCAGGGACGCCGAGCTGGACAGCCCGCCCCCCAGGGGCACTGAGCTGACCACCACTGCACTGAAGCCAGGGAGGGGAGCAGCTGGAAAGAAGGGGTGATGGTAAGATGGGCCATCTGGGAGGATGGGCCCACGAAGGGCATGAATTTTGTTATGCAGGGAGGCAATGCCTGATAGCTGCTTCCAGGGCTGTGTCTCCATCCTCCTACCCTGAGGTTCCTGGGACACAGTCTTCCCAACTCTCCTCCTGGTTTAGGGCTCTGGAGGCCAACAGGCtagggtttgaatcctggctccgcTAATCATAAAATGGGCAGCTCAGGACAAGTTCTGGAACCTCTCAGGGTGTCAGTTTCATCATGTGTAAAACAGGGATACCCTCCCCTATACGTCACCCCATGGTGGATTAGACGAGCTAAGGGGCTTTGCAGCTGAGAGGTGGTGCTCCTATACTACCAGCATGAACTTGACTCAGCCCTAGTCCCCATACCTGGGTAGTGCTGAATCACTCCCTTGACATAGTTGGCCCAGCGGGGGGTCCCGGGCTCCAATGACCGCTGGGCTGTGGGCAGTGGAAATTGGAGCCGCCGGGGCTCATCAGCATCTTCGGAGGTGGTCAGGAGGGAGACGAGGCCGTCTGCCCGGGGGCTGCCCACCAGCACAGTCACAAGCTCCAGTGCCTGGCAGGAAAGACAGGGATTATGTAAAGCTTTTGCCAGGCGACCCATGGATGAGGCTTCTCTGATACTAAAGttctgagaaataaaaagtttcagaCAGATTCCTTTTAAGGCTCAACAGGaaggaattgggggggggggggtctcagggAAGAACCTGAGTGCGGAGCTGGCCCTGGGGGCTTGGGTTCTGCCCTTgggtcttggggggggggggggggggggcggggggcgcgcaGGGCCAGTGCTGCAGAAGTGTAGACCTGGACTCTGCCCTGAATATGGGCTCTCAGCTGTGGGGCACGGAGCAGGATAAGAGAGTAAGAGGAGCTCCAACTGACGCGTTCCCATTTTGGAGTGGTCTCAGGTGCACTGTACCCGCTCGCTTGCCAAGCCGCACCAGGTGGAAAGAGCTGAGAGGCCTGACTCCAGCCCCACCAagaaccagctgtgtgaccttaagcagaTCActgaccctctctgggcctcagtttcctcccgaACGGGTAGGACCAGGAGGTCTGAGGCTAGTTCCCCCAGGTCTGCGTTTGGGGCCCCCGGAAGCCAAAGCCCGAAGCGCCCCCGTTCCGCAAGCCACACTGGAGCCGCACAAGTTGAGGTGGCTCCCAGCGTGATGGGGAGGATCACGTCCACAGAGGGCGGGCTTGAGCGAAGAGGCGCCGGCACACCCCCTCCTAGTCTACTTCCTCGCGGATCCCCCGCTTCCTCCCTTCCAACGTGGGAAATACCCCGTCCCCGGGTCTCTCCGACGTGCTCGTCCCCCAAACCCGGGGCAGGATGGCTAAAGTTTGGCGCGGCCGCCCAACATCCACGCAGGGACCAGGCACCTCCCCGCGCGCCTAAGGCCGGCCCTGCCGCTGGGGAGGCTCGAGGCTCCCCGCCCGGCCCCTCACCATGGGCAGCACCAGGCCCTGGTTGTAGTCCGTGTGCTCCCCGATCAGGTTGACGCGGCCCGGCGCCGACACCGCCAGCTCGGGCTCGGCCCCGAACTCCTCCCGGAACGCTCTACGGGCCTCGGCCAGCAGCTCCCCGGCCTGGGGCTGTCTCCAAGCGGCCATGATGCTCACCCTGCAGCGAGGCCAGGTCGGCGCGGGATGCCCGGGGCGGGGCCGCGCGGGGGCGGCGCGCATTCCTGcacgcgccccccgcccccaccgcaggcctcctcccgcccccgccgcgcCGGGCCCGCCCCGGCGCGCCTCGCGGCCCAAGCCACCTGCTGGGCGCTCGGGGTTGGGATCTCCCCTACACCCCCACCGCGGAAGGATCTGCCCCGCACCCCCACAGCGGCGGGCGGCGGACTTTGGAAGAGACCGGCGGGTGCCCACTCGAGTGGTATTGGCTGGACTGGAAGATCTGAGCTGCCCTTCCCTGGCCCTGGTGCCCCTTTCTCTGCTACCAACACCGGCCAGGCCATTCACCCACAGCCAGAGTAGCAGGGCTGGCATCCAGCCGACCTGAATTTCCCAAAGGGCTCTCCCAGGTCCTAGAGTCCTGCCGCCGTGAGAGGTCATCAGACCCTGATCTTGGGTCTCTGAGAGGGTGGCCTGGCACGATGCGTAAATTGAGATGAGGAAAGCCAAGTTTGGGTGGTGACCAGGGAGTCGCTTTCTACAGGCCCTTTTCTATAGTGGCCCCGCTATCATAACTGCTAGCAACGGAAGGAGGAAGGAGTGGCAGTTGGACAGCAGTGGGCCCAGCCTCCACTGGAAGGACCCACCGGGGCTGCCAAGGTAGGTGGGGCTGTTGGCCCCAGCAGGTGCTTCCTCAGTCCTGAGCCTTGGACGCAGCATCTGACACTCACCACCTCCTCTTTCACCAGACTGCGTCCTGAACCTTCAAGCTGTCCCTGCCTGGACGCCTGTCCACATTTGCATCTATATGAAACCGTGAGGCAGAAACGCTGAAATGTAAGCAGCCTATTTGGGACTAGGGTGGGGGGCTTTGTGGAGAGTTGTGTCCAGGTTTAGAGCTTGGGGTCTGCTGGGGGGGTTGCCCAAAGAGTGGAGTAGTGCATTTAAAATGCATCTCCGATACTCATGATGAGCCcagagtaatgtatagaattgttgaatcattatgttgtacacctgaaactaatataacactgtatgttatttacacttcaattaaaaaaaaaaatgcagctctgggggtgcctgggcggctcagtgagttgagcctccaactcttgatttccactcaggttcTGATTCCAGGGTCGAGGGATCGAGCCTCcaagctcagcgtggagcctgcttaacattctctctctccctccccccctctcctgtttgcgcgctctctctctaaaataaatttattttaagaaaaattttaaaaggcacctctgaaaacttctagaaataaataTAGGGATAAATCTTTGGGACCTCGGCAGTGGCTTTtttgatatgacaccaaaagcaccagagataaaaggaaaataggtaagttgtacttcatcaaaataagaTACTTTCctgcatcaaaggacacaatgaagaaagtaaaaaagacaacccacagaatgggagaaaatatttgcaaatcatatatttaagGGCCTTGTATCAAGAACACATAAAGGACTCTTACAgctcaaaaaagacaaataaatttaaaataggcaAACGACTTGAACGTTTTCCCCGAGAAGattacaaatggccaataagcacatgaaaaggtgctcaacatcattagcatTAAGGAAATGTAAACCAAAAGCACAATGAGGTGCTATTTCACACCCATTAGTCTGGCCAAAATGAAAGACAATAGCAATTACAGCAATGTTGCTGAGAATGTGGGGAAATCAGAACCCTCAGTctctggtgggaatggaaaacagTTAAGCATTTCCACCAAATGCTCAACACAGAGTGCCCCTGTGACCCAGGAATTTCACTCCTAAGTACGTACACAAGAGAATTGAAAACGtaggtccaggggcgcctgggtgtctctgtcagttgagcgtctgcccttcggctcaggtcatgatctcacggttcgtgggttccagccttgCATCCGACCCACTGCTGtcaacgtggaacctgcttcagatcctctgtccctccctctctgtctctgcccctcccccgcgcctttcaaaaataaataaacattaaaaaaaaaaaaaaacaaacataggtCCACACAAAACTTCTACATTAATGCTCATGGTAGGACTATTCACATTAGCCAAAAGGTGGTAACAACTGAGGGCgcttggctggttcagttggaggagcatgcgactcttgacattggggtcatgagttcgagctccacattgggtgtagagattactaaaaaataaatataaaacttaaaaaaaaaaaaaaagatgttaacaaCCCAAagggataaatggataaagagaatgtgGCATGTCCATAACAATGAATTTTGCTCAGGCATAAAAACAGTGAAGTGCTGATACACAGTATGGAACTACATGGTTGAGCCTTGAACGCATGGTAAATGCCGgaagctagtcacaaaagaccacaagtTGTATGATTCCAGATACACACAATGTTCAGAGTAGGCAAatctgcagagacagaaaggagattagTTGTTGCTTAGGGCTGAGGGAAATGGAGGGGATAAAGAGTGATAACCAAGGGTACCAGTTCTCTTTGTGGTGTGGAAAGTATTCTAAAATTGCccgtggtgatggttgcacagatcttcaaatatactaaaaccactgaattttatacttggaatgggtgaattgtatgatatgtgtaatgtatctcaataaagctgttttttttatttttttaatgtttatttttgagagagacagagacagagcacgagcggtggaggggggggggtgggcagagacagagggagacacagaatccgaagcaggctccaggctctgagctatcagcacagaacccgacgtggggctcgaactcatgaactgtgagatcatgacctgagccgaagtcagacgcttaaccaactgagccacccaggcacccctaaatttattttttcatttaagtaatctctacacccaatgtggggcttgaactcacaatccttaGATCAAGAGTCGAGTGTTCTtttgactgagtcagccaggcacccctcaataaaagctgctttttaaaaaaaaaaccttgggggggggggcacctgggtggttcagtcagttaagcgtctctttatttaggctcaggtcatgatccgagagtcgtaggattgagcccccaccttgggtgtaaagattacttaaatgaataattaaatatctAATTAAATAATcgcttaagtaggctccacgcgaAGGctgtatctctccctctgcccctctcccctgctcttgcttgctctctctatttaaaaaacaaaaacaacttggGAAATGAAACTATCCCAAATTCCATCTGATGGCCTGCTCCCTTTGAGCACTCCTCAGTAAAGCATTTTTTAGCCTAggcaaaacaaaagacaagacaATGAGTGGCCCTTAGGGCTGGTTGAAATGGGattaaactcataaaccatgcCTCCCATCCAGGCACCACTCTCAGAGACGCGTGGGACCAGGCAACCGCTTCTCTGTGAATGCTTTACCCACCTGAGCTCTGACACCCAACAATCCTGAGCCCAAATCTCTGCTCTTACGATCTCAGGCAGATGACTgcacctgagcctcagtttctcatctgtacaatggggggCTAGCGATTCCTCCCAACAAACGGTTATAAAAAGGAACTGAATGAGATCATTTTCATAAAGTGCCCAGGCTAGCACCTGGCACTGGTAAGcacagaataaatatttgctgttattATCAGTCATCCATTAATTCAACAGACATAAGTGGACTCTCCTGTGTGCAATT
This region includes:
- the GALK1 gene encoding galactokinase, which translates into the protein MTSHGGRTLGPGRALWEIQVGWMPALLLWLWVNGLAGVGSRERGTRAREGQLRSSSPANTTRVGTRRSLPKSAARRCGGAGQILPRWGCRGDPNPERPAGGLGREARRGGPGAAGAGGGLRWGRGARAGMRAAPARPRPGHPAPTWPRCRVSIMAAWRQPQAGELLAEARRAFREEFGAEPELAVSAPGRVNLIGEHTDYNQGLVLPMALELVTVLVGSPRADGLVSLLTTSEDADEPRRLQFPLPTAQRSLEPGTPRWANYVKGVIQHYPAAPLPGFSAVVVSSVPLGGGLSSSASLEVATYTFLQQLCPDSGSIAARAQVCQRAEHSFAGVPCGIMDQLIALLGQKGHALLIDCRSLETSLVPLSEPKLAVLITNSNVRHSLGSSEYPLRRRQCEEVARALGKESLREVQLEELEAGRELVSKEGFRRARHVVGEIRRTAQAAAALSRGDYRAFGRLMVESHHSLRDDYEVSCPELDQLVEAALSAPGVYGSRMTGGGFGGCTVTLLEAASVPQAMQHIQEQYSGTATFYLSQAADGAKVLHW